From one Larimichthys crocea isolate SSNF chromosome XVIII, L_crocea_2.0, whole genome shotgun sequence genomic stretch:
- the etv5a gene encoding ETS translocation variant 5a isoform X2, with amino-acid sequence MDGFYDQQVPFMVPPSHKSHVAEPSHSRPLNDRKRKFVDTELAQDTEELFQDLSQLQEIWIAEAQVPDDEQFVPDFQSDSLMFHGPPPAKIKRELTPSKELSPCRQDRSPMPYGEKCLYSYSACDRKPTPGFKPLTPPSTPVSPCGPTSTAGTHPLSEQTPPPHTHVASQTPGPRPVHVQQPIAASAGSPNQQALPVHSPPFAVPCAPINQDASNFTPEHRFQRQMSEPCLPFPPSESQGRPQFLPQPTSSSNNNSLPRDSRPPYHRQMSEPLVAVPPQGFKQELIDPRYTEQGVPTMGPPGPPQGPQRQAAFHPMAIKQEPRDFCFDSEVPNCQSSFGRAGSFYQNNHESFSFDRDTQLYFDDTCVVPERLEGKVKQEPSVYRDGPPYQRRGSLQLWQFLVTLLDDPANGHFIAWTGRGMEFKLIEPEEVARRWGIQKNRPAMNYDKLSRSLRYYYEKGIMQKVAGERYVYKFVCDPEALFSMAFPDNQRPNLKVDPDSLPGLDDDTVPLTHYDESAPYLLDAGEQCVAGLPFPDGYSY; translated from the exons ATGGACGGATTCTATGACCAGCAAGTCCCATTTATGGTCCCACCCAGT CACAAGTCTCACGTGGCGGAACCGTCTCACAGCAGGCCTCTGAacgacaggaagaggaagtttgTTGACACAGAGCTCGCCCAGGACACAGAAG AACTCTTCCAAGACCTCAGTCAGCTGCAGGAGATCTGGATTGCTGAAG CCCAGGTGCCCGACGATGAACAGTTTGTCCCAGATTTCCAGTCGGACAGCT TGATGTTTCATGGACCGCCACCAGCCAAGATCAAACGAGAGCTGACTCCCTCCAAAGAGCTGTCTCCCTGTCGCCAGGACAGGAGTCCCATGCCCTACGGAGAGAAGTGCCTTTACAGCTACAG TGCCTGTGACAGGAAGCCCACTCCCGGGTTCAAGCCATTAACTCCCCCGTCAACGCCGGTCTCTCCTTGCGGCCCCACCAGCACAGCGGGAACGCACCCACTGAGTGAGCAgaccccacccccccacacccacGTAGCCAGTCAGACTCCGGGGCCCCGTCCAGTGCACGTACAGCAGCCCATAGCGGCGAGCGCGGGATCTCCCAACCAGCAAGCACTCCCGGTCCACAGCCCGCCATTCGCCGTGCCCTGCGCGCCCATCAACCAGGATGCCAGCAACTTCACGCCTGAGCACAG GTTCCAGAGGCAGATGTCAGAGCCATGTCTACCTTTCCCCCCATCAGAGAGTCAGGGGCGCCCCCAGTTCTTGCCCCAGCCCActagcagcagcaacaacaacagcctgcCACGTGACAGTCGGCCACCATACCACCGGCAGATGTCGGAGCCGCTGGTAGCCGTGCCTCCCCAGGGTTTCAAGCAAGAGCTCATCGACCCACGATACACAGAGCAGGGCGTCCCCACCATGGGCCCCCCAGGTCCACCCCAGGGCCCTCAACGTCAGGCTGCTTTCCACCCCATGGCCATCAAGCAGGAGCCTCGTGACTTCTGCTTTGATTCTG AAGTGCCTAACTGTCAGTCATCGTTTGGGAGAGCGGGGAGCTTCTACCAAAATAACCATGAAA GCTTCTCCTTTGACAGAGATACTCAGCTGTACTTTGATGACACCTGTGTGGTCCCTGAAAGATTAGAAG GTAAAGTAAAACAGGAACCCTCTGTCTATCGTGATGGACCGCCCTACCAGCGCCGGGGCTCCCTGCAGCTCTGGCAGTTCCTGGTCACGTTACTGGATGATCCGGCCAATGGCCACTTCATAGCCTGGACTGGTCGTGGCATGGAGTTCAAGCTCATTGAGCCCGAAGAG GTGGCTCGTCGCTGGGGCATCCAGAAGAACAGACCAGCCATGAACTATGACAAGCTGAGTCGCTCGCTGCGTTACTACTACGAGAAAGGCATCATGCAGAAG GTGGCCGGTGAGAGGTATGTGTACAAGTTTGTGTGCGACCCCGAGGCTCTCTTCTCCATGGCCTTCCCTGACAACCAGAGGCCCAACCTAAAGGTGGACCCAGACAGCCTGCCCGGGCTGGACGATGACACCGTGCCCCTCACCCACTACGATGAAAGCGCACCCTACCTGCTGGATGCCGGGGAGCAGTGCGTGGCAGGCTTGCCCTTCCCGGATGGCTACAGCTACTAA
- the etv5a gene encoding ETS translocation variant 5a isoform X1, with protein MDGFYDQQVPFMVPPSHKSHVAEPSHSRPLNDRKRKFVDTELAQDTEELFQDLSQLQEIWIAEAQVPDDEQFVPDFQSDSLMFHGPPPAKIKRELTPSKELSPCRQDRSPMPYGEKCLYSYSACDRKPTPGFKPLTPPSTPVSPCGPTSTAGTHPLSEQTPPPHTHVASQTPGPRPVHVQQPIAASAGSPNQQALPVHSPPFAVPCAPINQDASNFTPEHRFQRQMSEPCLPFPPSESQGRPQFLPQPTSSSNNNSLPRDSRPPYHRQMSEPLVAVPPQGFKQELIDPRYTEQGVPTMGPPGPPQGPQRQAAFHPMAIKQEPRDFCFDSEVPNCQSSFGRAGSFYQNNHESFSFDRDTQLYFDDTCVVPERLEGKVKQEPSVYRDGPPYQRRGSLQLWQFLVTLLDDPANGHFIAWTGRGMEFKLIEPEEVARRWGIQKNRPAMNYDKLSRSLRYYYEKGIMQKVKVAGERYVYKFVCDPEALFSMAFPDNQRPNLKVDPDSLPGLDDDTVPLTHYDESAPYLLDAGEQCVAGLPFPDGYSY; from the exons ATGGACGGATTCTATGACCAGCAAGTCCCATTTATGGTCCCACCCAGT CACAAGTCTCACGTGGCGGAACCGTCTCACAGCAGGCCTCTGAacgacaggaagaggaagtttgTTGACACAGAGCTCGCCCAGGACACAGAAG AACTCTTCCAAGACCTCAGTCAGCTGCAGGAGATCTGGATTGCTGAAG CCCAGGTGCCCGACGATGAACAGTTTGTCCCAGATTTCCAGTCGGACAGCT TGATGTTTCATGGACCGCCACCAGCCAAGATCAAACGAGAGCTGACTCCCTCCAAAGAGCTGTCTCCCTGTCGCCAGGACAGGAGTCCCATGCCCTACGGAGAGAAGTGCCTTTACAGCTACAG TGCCTGTGACAGGAAGCCCACTCCCGGGTTCAAGCCATTAACTCCCCCGTCAACGCCGGTCTCTCCTTGCGGCCCCACCAGCACAGCGGGAACGCACCCACTGAGTGAGCAgaccccacccccccacacccacGTAGCCAGTCAGACTCCGGGGCCCCGTCCAGTGCACGTACAGCAGCCCATAGCGGCGAGCGCGGGATCTCCCAACCAGCAAGCACTCCCGGTCCACAGCCCGCCATTCGCCGTGCCCTGCGCGCCCATCAACCAGGATGCCAGCAACTTCACGCCTGAGCACAG GTTCCAGAGGCAGATGTCAGAGCCATGTCTACCTTTCCCCCCATCAGAGAGTCAGGGGCGCCCCCAGTTCTTGCCCCAGCCCActagcagcagcaacaacaacagcctgcCACGTGACAGTCGGCCACCATACCACCGGCAGATGTCGGAGCCGCTGGTAGCCGTGCCTCCCCAGGGTTTCAAGCAAGAGCTCATCGACCCACGATACACAGAGCAGGGCGTCCCCACCATGGGCCCCCCAGGTCCACCCCAGGGCCCTCAACGTCAGGCTGCTTTCCACCCCATGGCCATCAAGCAGGAGCCTCGTGACTTCTGCTTTGATTCTG AAGTGCCTAACTGTCAGTCATCGTTTGGGAGAGCGGGGAGCTTCTACCAAAATAACCATGAAA GCTTCTCCTTTGACAGAGATACTCAGCTGTACTTTGATGACACCTGTGTGGTCCCTGAAAGATTAGAAG GTAAAGTAAAACAGGAACCCTCTGTCTATCGTGATGGACCGCCCTACCAGCGCCGGGGCTCCCTGCAGCTCTGGCAGTTCCTGGTCACGTTACTGGATGATCCGGCCAATGGCCACTTCATAGCCTGGACTGGTCGTGGCATGGAGTTCAAGCTCATTGAGCCCGAAGAG GTGGCTCGTCGCTGGGGCATCCAGAAGAACAGACCAGCCATGAACTATGACAAGCTGAGTCGCTCGCTGCGTTACTACTACGAGAAAGGCATCATGCAGAAGGTAAAG GTGGCCGGTGAGAGGTATGTGTACAAGTTTGTGTGCGACCCCGAGGCTCTCTTCTCCATGGCCTTCCCTGACAACCAGAGGCCCAACCTAAAGGTGGACCCAGACAGCCTGCCCGGGCTGGACGATGACACCGTGCCCCTCACCCACTACGATGAAAGCGCACCCTACCTGCTGGATGCCGGGGAGCAGTGCGTGGCAGGCTTGCCCTTCCCGGATGGCTACAGCTACTAA